In Electrophorus electricus isolate fEleEle1 chromosome 1, fEleEle1.pri, whole genome shotgun sequence, a single window of DNA contains:
- the lnpk gene encoding endoplasmic reticulum junction formation protein lunapark-B isoform X1 produces the protein MGALLSRWKAKPTTVELLEELDKEIKDLDEFRAKNQRLQKLWVGRLLFYSAVLYLLTCMCVYYLYLPEQWSTRLYTALPLLLFPALVWFARKLLIFLFSKRTERNNEKLEDLKSEKRKILEEVMETETYKNAKLILERFDPESKANVESQATPTQPRMTPKPGQDVRQRHVAMATPGPMPRPVTPGATPLRAAPGGPPEKGLAASTSSPAGASAMETPPYMRRIVSPYSPAPGTGMYPPGPPLARPVLPRERGAVDRVIEYLVGDGPQNRYALVCQQCFSHNGMALKEEFEYLAFRCAYCYFMNPARKTRPQAPRLPEFSFERRLRSDSPDPQATAAADPPGQSDTHEESLMSNRRSHSSLGVAPWSKVHSFRRNPTDVLESTPSADLPEPILDEATPTREEGTDLPRPPRSPSPSQESQPENQEGVTQKTQLEEEELN, from the exons ATGGGAGCCTTACTCTCCCGGTGGAAG GCAAAGCCTACCACAGTGGAGCTGTTGGAGGAACTAGATAAG GAAATCAAAGACCTCGACGAGTTCCGTGCGAAGAACCAGCGCCTGCAGAAGTTGTGGGTGGGCCGGCTTCTCTTCTACTCAGCAGTGCTGTACCTGCtcacctgcatgtgtgtctacTACCTGTACCTGCCTGAGCAGTGGAGCACCCGCCTCTACACTGCCCTTCCACTGCTCCTCTTCCCAGCGCT tGTGTGGTTTGCACGCAAGctgctcatcttcctcttctccaAACgtacagagagaaaca ATGAAAAATTAGAGGATTTAAaatcagagaaaagaaaaata CTTGAAGAGGTAATGGAAACTGAGACGTACAAAAATGCCAAGCTAATTCTGGAGAGATTTGACCCTGAATCAAAGGCAAACGTG GAATCGCAAGCTACTCCAACTCAACCTCGTATGACTCCCAAACCAGGCCAAG ATGTTAGACAACGTCACGTTGCCATGGCCACTCCAGGACCCATGCCCCGCCCCGTGACCCCTGGAGCCACACCCCTTCGCGCGGCACCCGGGGGCCCTCCAGAGAAAGGACTGGCTGCTTCCACCTCCAGCCCGGCAGGAGCCAGTGCCATGGAAACCCCGCCCTACATGAGGAGGATCGTCAGTCCCTATTCGCCAGCACCAGGGACAG GCATGTACCCCCCAGGCCCGCCACTGGCTCGGCCCGTGCTCCCACGAGAGCGTGGTGCAGTGGACCGGGTCATCGAGTACCTCGTCGGAGATGGACCTCAAAACAG ATACGCTCTGGTTTGTCAGCAGTGCTTCTCTCATAATGGCATGGCCCTGAAGGAAGAGTTTGAGTATTTGG CCTTTCGCTGTGCGTATTGCTACTTCATGAACCCAGCACGGAAGACTCGGCCACAGGCACCCCGGCTCCCGGAGTTCAGCTTCGAGCGCCGACTCCGCTCGGACTCACCAGACCCGCAAGCCACTGCAGCCGCGGATCCTCCAGGACAGAGCGACACCCATGAAG AGAGTTTAATGTCGAATCGTCGCTCCCATTCCTCCTTGGGTGTTGCACCCTGGAGCAAAGTCCACAGTTTCAGGAGAAATCCCACAG ATGTTCTGGAGTCCACCCCGTCTGCTGACCTGCCGGAGCCAATCTTAGATGAAGCCACGCCCACACGTGAGGAAGGCACGGATTTGCCCCGCCCTCCACGTAGCCCCTCTCCCTCACAGGAGTCTCAGCCAGAGAATCAAGAAGGGGTCACTCAGAAGACACAGCTGGAAGAAGAGGAGTTGAACTAA
- the atp5mc3b gene encoding ATP synthase membrane subunit c locus 3b isoform X2, which yields MYACAKIVCTPALVRSGSRALYRPLSASVLSRQDVKSESTVSQVALRGFQTSSVSRDIDTAAKFIGAGAATVGVAGSGAGIGTVFGSLIIGYARNPSLKQQLFSYAILGFALSEAMGLFCLMVAFLILFAM from the exons ATGTACGCCTGTGCGAAGATCGTGTGTACGCCTGCACTG GTTCGCTCCGGCTCCAGGGCGCTGTACAGACCCCTGTCTGCCTCCGTGCTTTCCAGGCAAGATGTCAAATCCGAG AGCACTGTATCCCAGGTTGCACTGCGAGGTTTCCAGACAAGTTCGGTGAGCCGTGACATCGACACGGCGGCCAAATTTATCGGCGCCGGAGCCGCCACTGTAGGCGTGGCCGGATCTGGGGCCGGAATCGGGACGGTGTTTGGCAGTCTCATCATTGGATATGCAAG GAACCCATCTCTGAAGCAGCAGCTGTTCTCCTACGCCATCCTGGGCTTCGCCCTGTCCGAGGCAATGGGGCTCTTCTGCCTCATGGTGGCCTTCCTCATTCTGTTCGCCATGTGA
- the lnpk gene encoding endoplasmic reticulum junction formation protein lunapark-B isoform X2: MGALLSRWKAKPTTVELLEELDKEIKDLDEFRAKNQRLQKLWVGRLLFYSAVLYLLTCMCVYYLYLPEQWSTRLYTALPLLLFPALVWFARKLLIFLFSKRTERNNEKLEDLKSEKRKILEEVMETETYKNAKLILERFDPESKANVESQATPTQPRMTPKPGQDVRQRHVAMATPGPMPRPVTPGATPLRAAPGGPPEKGLAASTSSPAGASAMETPPYMRRIVSPYSPAPGTGMYPPGPPLARPVLPRERGAVDRVIEYLVGDGPQNRYALVCQQCFSHNGMALKEEFEYLAFRCAYCYFMNPARKTRPQAPRLPEFSFERRLRSDSPDPQATAAADPPGQSDTHEDVLESTPSADLPEPILDEATPTREEGTDLPRPPRSPSPSQESQPENQEGVTQKTQLEEEELN; this comes from the exons ATGGGAGCCTTACTCTCCCGGTGGAAG GCAAAGCCTACCACAGTGGAGCTGTTGGAGGAACTAGATAAG GAAATCAAAGACCTCGACGAGTTCCGTGCGAAGAACCAGCGCCTGCAGAAGTTGTGGGTGGGCCGGCTTCTCTTCTACTCAGCAGTGCTGTACCTGCtcacctgcatgtgtgtctacTACCTGTACCTGCCTGAGCAGTGGAGCACCCGCCTCTACACTGCCCTTCCACTGCTCCTCTTCCCAGCGCT tGTGTGGTTTGCACGCAAGctgctcatcttcctcttctccaAACgtacagagagaaaca ATGAAAAATTAGAGGATTTAAaatcagagaaaagaaaaata CTTGAAGAGGTAATGGAAACTGAGACGTACAAAAATGCCAAGCTAATTCTGGAGAGATTTGACCCTGAATCAAAGGCAAACGTG GAATCGCAAGCTACTCCAACTCAACCTCGTATGACTCCCAAACCAGGCCAAG ATGTTAGACAACGTCACGTTGCCATGGCCACTCCAGGACCCATGCCCCGCCCCGTGACCCCTGGAGCCACACCCCTTCGCGCGGCACCCGGGGGCCCTCCAGAGAAAGGACTGGCTGCTTCCACCTCCAGCCCGGCAGGAGCCAGTGCCATGGAAACCCCGCCCTACATGAGGAGGATCGTCAGTCCCTATTCGCCAGCACCAGGGACAG GCATGTACCCCCCAGGCCCGCCACTGGCTCGGCCCGTGCTCCCACGAGAGCGTGGTGCAGTGGACCGGGTCATCGAGTACCTCGTCGGAGATGGACCTCAAAACAG ATACGCTCTGGTTTGTCAGCAGTGCTTCTCTCATAATGGCATGGCCCTGAAGGAAGAGTTTGAGTATTTGG CCTTTCGCTGTGCGTATTGCTACTTCATGAACCCAGCACGGAAGACTCGGCCACAGGCACCCCGGCTCCCGGAGTTCAGCTTCGAGCGCCGACTCCGCTCGGACTCACCAGACCCGCAAGCCACTGCAGCCGCGGATCCTCCAGGACAGAGCGACACCCATGAAG ATGTTCTGGAGTCCACCCCGTCTGCTGACCTGCCGGAGCCAATCTTAGATGAAGCCACGCCCACACGTGAGGAAGGCACGGATTTGCCCCGCCCTCCACGTAGCCCCTCTCCCTCACAGGAGTCTCAGCCAGAGAATCAAGAAGGGGTCACTCAGAAGACACAGCTGGAAGAAGAGGAGTTGAACTAA
- the atp5mc3b gene encoding ATP synthase membrane subunit c locus 3b isoform X1 — translation MYACAKIVCTPALVRSGSRALYRPLSASVLSRQDVKSEASPVLLPQSTVSQVALRGFQTSSVSRDIDTAAKFIGAGAATVGVAGSGAGIGTVFGSLIIGYARNPSLKQQLFSYAILGFALSEAMGLFCLMVAFLILFAM, via the exons ATGTACGCCTGTGCGAAGATCGTGTGTACGCCTGCACTG GTTCGCTCCGGCTCCAGGGCGCTGTACAGACCCCTGTCTGCCTCCGTGCTTTCCAGGCAAGATGTCAAATCCGAG GCTAGTCCAGTCCTCCTTCCCCAGAGCACTGTATCCCAGGTTGCACTGCGAGGTTTCCAGACAAGTTCGGTGAGCCGTGACATCGACACGGCGGCCAAATTTATCGGCGCCGGAGCCGCCACTGTAGGCGTGGCCGGATCTGGGGCCGGAATCGGGACGGTGTTTGGCAGTCTCATCATTGGATATGCAAG GAACCCATCTCTGAAGCAGCAGCTGTTCTCCTACGCCATCCTGGGCTTCGCCCTGTCCGAGGCAATGGGGCTCTTCTGCCTCATGGTGGCCTTCCTCATTCTGTTCGCCATGTGA